TCTCGGCACAAAGCTATATATTGTCGAGTTTAGACAATATATCTGAAATATTCAAAAATTAAGCTTTACCCACAGTCTCACTGGAAGTAATCAATTATGTCATTAAAAGAAAGCGCCAGCATCGTGCTGGAAACATGTATGGCAGTGAAGCCGGGTGAAGTGGTACTGATAATCACCGATACTGCCACGCACCCGTCAATTGCCCTTGCATTGTATGAAAAGGCAGTTGAACTTGAATGCGACCCCATTCTTATAACCATGGAACCCAGGAGTGTTCACGGTCAGGAACCGCCCCCGGCAGTAGCGGCTGCCATGATTGCTGCGGACGTGGTTCTGGCGCCTACCAGTAAATCCATCACCCATACCCAGGCCAGGCTCAATGCTAACAAGGTCGGGGTCCGTAGTGCCACAATGCCTGGGATCAGCCTGAAGATGATGGAACAGGGCGGCATTACTGCCGATTACATGGCTGTTAGGGAGACTGCTTTTGATCTGCAATCCAGATTAAAGGAGGTTAAAGAAGTAAGGATCATTACTGATCTTGGTACTGATATGGTCTTTAACGTGGAAGGATGTGAATGGAAGTTGGATCACGGTATCTGCCATGAACCCGGCTCATCCAGCAACCTGCCTGCTGGCGAGGTTTTCATAGCGCCCAGAAGCGGAGATGGAGTATATGTTGTGGATGGGTCCATGAGCGGTCTGGGTATTCTTAAT
This genomic interval from Methanosarcinales archaeon contains the following:
- a CDS encoding aminopeptidase, with product MSLKESASIVLETCMAVKPGEVVLIITDTATHPSIALALYEKAVELECDPILITMEPRSVHGQEPPPAVAAAMIAADVVLAPTSKSITHTQARLNANKVGVRSATMPGISLKMMEQGGITADYMAVRETAFDLQSRLKEVKEVRIITDLGTDMVFNVEGCEWKLDHGICHEPGSSSNLPAGEVFIAPRSGDGVYVVDGSMSGLGILNSPLTIKVEQGQATDISGDLADTYRDMLDNVGPLARNLAELGIGINPNARLIGNVLEDEKVGGTVHVALGDNSTFGGDVVAGIHLDGIITGPKVFIDGESLKLPR